A part of Babylonia areolata isolate BAREFJ2019XMU chromosome 6, ASM4173473v1, whole genome shotgun sequence genomic DNA contains:
- the LOC143283335 gene encoding ganglioside GM2 activator-like produces the protein MTHSAHLLLCLGLACVSAVVGKVSFSVTDCASQKETELMTFPEARLSPYPVPVPGDLSVSGSLRLNRNATGSVSLDVTIERYVGFFWLSVPCISNVGSCTYNDACGLLETNYGAGSGVACPPQVTSTGLRCTCPFPAGTYSMNNAVFNIPELSGLWSWLAEGDYRVTLKLTDNPTGQQLACQKVEATIVDGHPSCSGFLCSIFG, from the exons atgacgcaCTCCGCACATCTGCTTCTCTGCCTTGGTCTGGCCTGCGTGTCGGCTGTGGTCGGCAAAGTGTCCTTCTCCGTCACCGACTGTG CCAGTCAGAAAGAAACGGAGCTGATGACCTTCCCCGAGGCCCGTCTCTCCCCCTACCCTGTGCCCGTCCCCGGGGACCTCAGTGTGTCCGGGTCGCTCCGACTGAACCGCAACGCCACGGGGTCCGTCTCCCTGGACGTGACCATCGAACGCTACGTGGGCTTCTTCTGGCTGTCCGTGCCCTGCATCAGCAACGTGGGCAgctg TACGTACAATGACGCGTGCGGCTTGCTGGAGACCAATTACGGAGCGGGCTCGGGGGTGGCCTGCCCTCCCCAGGTGACGTCCACCGGCCTGCGCTGCACCTGCCCCTTCCCCGCCGGCACCTACTCCATGAACAACGCCGTCTTCAACATCCCAGAGCTCAGCGGCCTCTGGTCCTGGCTGGCTGAG GGAGACTACCGCGTCACGCTCAAGCTGACCGACAACCCAACAGGGCAGCAACTGGCATGCCAGAAAGTGGAGGCAACTATCGTGGATGGGCACCCTTCCTGCAGTGGATTTCTCTGCAGCATCTTTGGCTGA
- the LOC143283336 gene encoding ganglioside GM2 activator-like — MALSTPLMLFLGLACVFAAVDGNVQLMDFTDCAQVTGPKLLTITQFTLTPNPFSIPGDVTVSGSFTLHQNVVPGSARVALTAEFLWILGLWFELPCDSETGMGSCEYDVCELLTHLHSMTGISCPLNAGTYTVSSTHITLPTIEDLQDYLAWTSFRLTVRVLDAEGREVGCEQH; from the exons ATGGCGCTCTCCACTCCTCTGATGCTCTTCCTTGGCCTGGCCTGCGTCTTTGCTGCGGTCGACGGGAATGTGCAGTTGATGGACTTCACAGAttgtg CTCAAGTGACGGGTCCCAAGCTCCTGACCATCACCCAGTTCACCTTGACCCCGAACCCTTTCAGCATCCCCGGGGATGTGACAGTGTCTGGTTCATTCACGCTCCACCAAAACGTGGTGCCGGGAAGCGCGAGGGTGGCTCTGACTGCTGAATTCCTCTGGATTTTGGGCCTCTGGTTTGAACTGCCTTGTGACAGTGAGACTGGCATGGGTAGCTG CGAGTACGATGTCTGCGAATTGCTGACCCACCTCCACTCCATGACTGGCATCTCCTGCCCCCTGAACGCAGGCACCTACACCGTCTCCAGCACCCACATAACCTTGCCAACCATTGAGGATCTCCAGGACTACCTTGcttgg ACTTCATTCCGCCTCACCGTCAGAGTCTTGGATGCCGAAGGCAGGGAGGTGGGATGCGAGCAGCATTGA